The Podospora pseudopauciseta strain CBS 411.78 chromosome 2 map unlocalized CBS411.78m_2, whole genome shotgun sequence genome has a window encoding:
- a CDS encoding uncharacterized protein (EggNog:ENOG503PHA9), producing MAAFASFTTEPCVNYGRSGYNKGNSEDDEENKFSNFGRSGYNKGNDEDEEDKFRNHGRSGYNKENDKEEDDK from the exons ATGGCTGCCTTCGCTTCTTTCACCACTGAGCCTTGTGTCAACTATGGCCGCTCCGGCTACAACAA GGGCAACtccgaggatgatgaggagaacAAGTTTAGCAACTTTGGCCGCTCGGGATATAACAAGGGGaatgacgaagacgaggaggacaagTTCCGCAACCATGGCCGCTCCGGCTACAACAA GGAGAACGacaaggaagaggatgacaaATAA
- a CDS encoding uncharacterized protein (COG:S; BUSCO:EOG09260BFE; EggNog:ENOG503NYMB), translating into MEALLEDAYINSQVASYPVSMLEDHAIAVDATYYLHLQLDSQPSEPLLSALGGVTGIQSRIENDLNQWQANNVIPFFIFDGQNLKGQDEVNIRRAREGIAQTDRAWEQYFNGQADAAVQSFGENTNAFHPHNFYRLLQGILKERKLHFLVAPFNAAAQIASFDMTDSDQVGGVMGSVELLMYPINDCVIRSIDWETRTVRAVSKTHLLSVLNVADHTFVDLMLMAGTSFLPAFPALTDGNIIKNQPSNINDALNILRVARKDVTQVCITFVDTLKAQDPNWLDKYRKARMLVDHFTYIKENGEITVHNYDTLTQDNYEYLGLSLPPEMFHYLNTGLIGPRILNPITHAFTQAEASKKQTSASMEVLPTLDGTVSPEYRKLVTQQTPQIKEAALSLVVARLHRAFLHSTVTMGVWFDRDFKRKLWDFKNQGPYLEQWKSWRVSAEVVEKLFPDFVHGSIFSEVLALEKPEFVATTFSQKDKKVKNLSPDLIKSFSIWRFLHIRGYVDNKHELTNWGKALSQALTALQPTAKRYWKVPHLYESIIVALELVRFDLLNAKNKHEELRGLPMHGSEDDQLSLLLISRCACLLKLRHESYGYTGPLSKSLLAFRSLASEVRAADRDLVEAILASTFMAAQADRRKDANWELGNSLPFHFDPDVSLGIAVKTFFDEINPNDPEMAKKKKNFPSSYIPYATAFPEDLEIACEFFKAIYAGIKALPQRELSANDQAVWEKAAKYLEARA; encoded by the exons ATGGAAGCTCTTCTTGAGGATGCGTACATCAACTCCCAGGTGGC GAGCTATCCCGTATCGATGCTGGAGGACCACGCCATCGCAGTTGACGCGACCTACTatctccacctccagctcGATTCACAGCCCAGCGAACCCCTCCTCTCGGCCCTCGGGGGCGTAACCGGTATCCAGTCGCGCATTGAGAACGATCTTAACCAATGGCAGGCCAACAATGTTATCCCTTTCTTTATCTTTGATGGCCAAAATCTCAAGGGTCAAGATGAGGTCAACATCAGACGTGCTCGGGAAGGCATTGCCCAAACCGACAGGGCCTGGGAGCAGTACTTCAATGGCCAGGCTGATGCTGCCGTTCAGTCATTCGGCGAGAACACGA ATGCGTTTCATCCTCACAACTTCTATCGCCTTCTTCAGGGGATACTGAAGGAGAGAAAGCTTCACTTTCTTGTGGCGCCCTTCAACGCTGCAGCTCAG ATTGCTTCGTTTGATATGACTGACTCGGACCAAGTCGGTGGTGTCATGGGGTCTGTCGAGCTCCTGATGTACCCCATCAATGACTGCGTGATCAGAAGCATCGACTGGGAAACTAGAACCGTCCGCGCAGTTTCCAAGACTCATCTGTTGAGTGTCCTCAACGTCGCTGACCATACTTTTGTCGACCTGATGCTCATGGCGGGCACGTCGTTTCTACCGGCCTTTCCTGCCCTTACAGacggcaacatcatcaagaacCAACCGTCCAACATCAATGATGCTTTGAACATCCTGCGAGTCGCTCGTAAGGATGTGACGCAGGTCTGCATCACCTTTGTCGATACCCTCAAAGCACAGGATCCCAACTGGTTGGACAAGTACCGCAAGGCCCGAATGCTTGTTGACCACTTCACCTACATCAAGGAAAACGGAGAAATAACCGTTCACAACTATGACACTCTTACTCAAGACAACTATGAGTATTTGGGCCTCTCTCTTCCGCCCGAGATGTTCCATTACCTGAACACAGGTCTAATTGGTCCACGGATTCTGAACCCCATCACGCATGCTTTTACTCAGGCTGAAGCCTCTAAGAAGCAGACGTCGGCCTCGATGGAGGTTTTGCCCACCCTGGATGGGACGGTCTCGCCTGAGTACAGGAAGCTGGTTACTCAACAAACTCCCCAGATCAAAGAAGccgccttgagcttggtggtAGCTCGCCTTCACCGTGCCTTCTTACACAGCACCGTCACCATGGGCGTATGGTTTGATCGGGATTTTAAGCGGAAGTTGTGGGACTTCAAGAACCAGGGCCCTTACCTGGAGCAGTGGAAAAGCTGGAGAGTGTCCGCCGAGGTAGTCGAGAAGTTGTTCCCGGATTTTGTCCACGGATCCATCTTTTCTGAAGTTCTGGCGCTTGAGAAGCCAGAGTTCGTTGCCACCACCTTCTCTCAGAAGGACAAAAAGGTGAAGAATTTGAGCCCTGACCTCATCAAATCCTTCTCCATCTGGCGGTTTCTTCACATTCGGGGCTACGTTGACAATAAACACGAACTCACCAACTGGGGCAAGGCCTTATCACAAGCTCTCACTGCACTTCAGCCAACAGCCAAGAGGTACTGGAAGGTACCACACCTTTACGAGTCCATCATTGTCGCCCTTGAGCTCGTTCGTTTCGACTTGTTAAATGCCAAGAACAAGCATGAAGAGTTGCGCGGCTTACCCATGCACGGCAGCGAGGACGACCAAttgagcttgttgttgatcagCAGGTGTGCGTGCCTGCTGAAACTTCGGCATGAATCCTATGGGTATACGGGGCCCCTCAGCAAGAGTCTGCTGGCTTTCCGTTCGTTGGCATCCGAGGTGCGGGCGGCAGACCGTGACTTGGTGGAGGCGATCTTGGCTTCAACATTCATGGCTGCTCAGGCTGACCGGCGGAAAGACGCCAACTGGGAGTTGGGCAACAG CCTCCCGTTCCATTTCGATCCCGACGTATCCCTCGGCATTGCCGTCAAGACGTTTTTTGACGAGATCAATCCCAACGACCCCgagatggccaagaagaagaagaacttTCCCTCCAGTTATATCCCCTACGCCACTGCCTTCCCGGAAGACCTTGAGATTGCCTGCGAGTTCTTTAAGGCTATTTATGCGGGTATCAAGGCGTTGCCTCAGAGGGAGCTCTCGGCCAATGACCAGGCTGTTTGGGAAAAGGCAGCAAAGTACTTGGAGGCGCGGGCTTAG
- the mak16 gene encoding Protein MAK16 (COG:A; BUSCO:EOG09264L3W; EggNog:ENOG503NVUZ), which produces MSDEIVWQIINQQFCAFKLKTTKGQNFCRNEHSVSGLCNRQSCPLANSRYATIRSSPKGTIYLYIKTIERAHMPAKWWEKIKLSQNYATALQQIEDKLQYFPKFLQHKCKQRLTRLVQVATRMRKLAAEEARLGEQLVPKMAPKIKAREAARERKALAAAKLERTIERELLERLRQGAYGDQPLNCNATIWKKVLNALENEGEGTRDKDMDKGIEDDDESEKEMEEELEEEDEEEDGNVEYVSDFDESDEELADIEDWLGSEEDDDAEDDDDDEDDSEEDDEEEVKKKAGDKRKRGRAVKPSARKRKEIEVERETERSKLLAF; this is translated from the exons ATGTCTGACGAAATCGTCTGGCAGATTATAAATC AACAGTTTTGCGCCTTCAAGCTCAA GACGACAAAGGGCCAGAACTTTTGCAGAAATGAACACTCGGTCAGCGGTCTTTGCAACAGGCAAAGTTGCCCTCTCGCCAACAGCAGATATGCAACCATCAGATCATCGCCCAAGGGCACGATATATCTGTACATAAAGACA ATCGAGAGAGCGCATATGCCAGCGAAATGGTGGGAGAAGATCAAGCTTTCCCAGAACTACGCGACGGCCCTCCAGCAGATCGAAGACAAGCTCCAATACTTTCCCAAGTTTCTTCAGCACAAGTGCAAGCAACGTCTTACGAGACTCGTACAAGTAGCGACCCGCATGCGTAAGCTcgccgccgaggaagccAGACTTGGCGAACAGCTCGTACCAAAGATGGCGCCAAAGATCAAGGCACGTGAAGCCGCCAGAGAACGCAAGGCCCTTGCGGCGGCCAAGCTGGAGAGGACGATCGAGAGAGAGCTTCTTGAAAGACTGCGACAAGGCGCGTACGGAGACCAGCCCCTCAACTGCAATGCGACTATCTGGAAGAAGGTGCTCAATGCTCTTGAGAACGAGGGCGAGGGCACCCGCGATAAGGACATGGACAAGGGtattgaggatgatgatgagtccgagaaggagatggaggaggagctggaagaggaggacgaggaagaggacggaAACGTCGAGTATGTTTCTGACTTTGATGAAAGCGACGAAGAACTCGCGGATATCGAGGACTGGTTGGGCAgcgaggaagacgatgatgccgaagacgatgacgatgatgaggatgacagtgaggaggacgacgaggaggaggtcaagaagaaggccggcGATAAGCGGAAGAGAGGTCGGGCCGTCAAGCCATCGGCACgcaagaggaaggagatcgaggtggagagagagacagagcGGTCCAAGCTCCTTGCTTTCTAG
- the MSS1 gene encoding mitochondrial splicing system protein (EggNog:ENOG503NUT7; COG:J) gives MFRYVLKRALRARPWALPVAPALQQPQPWLSCHKPSMRQFGYATPRTDDMLFNENDDTIYALSSGAGKAGIAVIRISGPGSLSVYKALCPTKPPPKPRYAGVRTLLDPASANLPNGNILDSDSLILYFPGPKTVTGEDVLELHVHGGSATIKAVLAAIPKCSTTGKVRYAEPGEFTRRAFLNGRLDLAQVESLGDTLDAVTEQQRRVAVQGNSGVLGKTYERWREELLLARGEIEALIDFSEDQHFDESPTELLTNVRRLVEGILHSINMHKLGSQKSELLRNGIRIALLGPPNAGKSSLMNQIVGREASIVSSEAGTTRDVIEANLDIRGYLCSFADTAGIRTESTRSIANHDGDSSPVIGAIEQEGIRRARQKAMDSDIVIVLASVEAVKGGGHQISYDVETLKLAAAAQQCLVAVNKSDVVERETLEPLIQGFKRSALGSVQGLQGAEPLTISCKAAATAAAGLTDPGGVHTLTERLVQSFSELTSLPGDMHHLLGVTERQNQLLFECQMHLEGFMTEAQACGAGREPDVVLAAEHLRLAANRLACITGRGDSGDVEEVLGVIFEK, from the exons ATGTTTCGCTATGTGTTGAAAAGGGCACTCAGAGCACGGCCGTGGGCATTACCTGTTGCGCCCgctcttcaacaacctcaaccatGGCTGTCATGTCATAAACCCAGCATGCGGCAGTTTGGTTATGCTACGCCAAGAACTGACGACATGCTCTTCAATGAGAACGACGACACCATATATGCCTTGTCATCGGGTGCGGGAAAGGCGGGCATAGCCGTTATCCGCATTTCTGGCCCAGGTTCTTTAAGC GTTTACAAAGCACTATGCCCAACGAAACCTCCACCGAAACCCAGATATGCTGGTGTGAGGACGTTGCTTGACCCAGCTTCTGCCAATCTGCCCAATGGCAATATCCTGGACTCGGATTCCCTCATTCTCTACTTCCCTGGGCCCAAGACCGTTACTGGCGAAGATGTGCTTGAATTGCACGTCCATGGAGGCTCTGCTACGATCAAGGCTGTGCTTGCGGCGATTCCAAAGTGCTCGACCACGGGCAAAGTTCGATATGCTGAACCAGGCGAATTCACGAGACGTGCATTCCTGAATGGGAGGCTCGATCTTGCACAGGTGGAGTCACTGGGCGACACTCTTGACGCCGTGACAGAACAGCAACGACGCGTGGCCGTGCAGGGCAACTCGGGTGTTTTGGGCAAAACATACGAACGCTGGCGAGAGGAACTTTTGCTGGCTCGGGGTGAGATCGAGGCACTCATTGACTTCTCAGAAGATCAGCACTTTGACGAATCGCCGACCGAGCTGCTTACCAATGTCAGACGGCTAGTGGAGGGCATCTTGCATTCAATCAACATGCACAAGCTTGGCAGTCAAAAGAGTGAGCTTCTACGGAACGGTATCCGGATAGCTCTGTTGGGACCGCCCAATGCCGGGAAGAGCTCTTTGATGAACCAGATTGTTGGACGGGAAGCTTCCATTGTTTCCTCGGAAGCGGGAACTACCCGCGACGTTATCGAGGCGAATCTTGATATTCGGGGATATCTCTGTTCGTTTGCTGACACAGCTGGCATACGAACGGAGTCGACCAGGTCGATTGCTAATCATGACGGGGACTCGAGCCCAGTCATCGGCGCTATCGAGCAGGAGGGCATCCGCAGAGCACGTCAGAAGGCAATGGATTCGGACATTGTCATCGTCTTGGCCTCCGTGGAAGCAGTAAAAGGAGGCGGTCACCAGATAAGCTATGACGTGGAGACGCTGAAATTAGCAGCTGCAGCTCAGCAGTGCTTGGTTGCGGTGAACAAGAGTGATGTTGTGGAACGAGAAACACTGGAACCGCTGATCCAAGGTTTTAAACGTTCGGCTCTTGGGAGCGTTCAGGGTCTCCAAGGTGCCGAGCCGCTCACCATTTCCTGCAAGGctgcggcgacggcggctgCAGGGCTAACGGATCCAGGGGGTGTTCATACCCTCACTGAGAGACTGGTCCAATCATTCTCAGAGCTCACCTCATTGCCTGGCGATATGCATCATTTGCTTGGTGTCACTGAACGACAAAATCAACTTCTCTTTGAATGCCAGATGCATCTAGAAGGCTTCATGACGGAGGCACAAGCGTGCGGGGCCGGAAGAGAACCCGACGTTGTACTCGCGGCGGAGCACTTGCGACTTGCCGCCAACCGGCTTGCCTGTATCACGGGACGCGGCGACTCCGGGGACGTCGAAGAAGTGTTAGGAGTCATCTTCGAAAAGTAA